GAAGGTGCGAAGTTCATAACAATGAGCGTTTTGCGGCTTCAGCGGTCCCAAACACCGGGAATCATTGACAGCCTCGTATAATAAATACGTCGAGCCAACAATGAAATCCATTGAAACGTTCGCTTGAGCATTACAAGGGGCGGTGTAacttttcaaacgaaaaccGGCCGAAAGCAAAACGCACGTGTAATTCCGATGCTTCCGGTTCACACACTCGCACGGCGGGAGTAGAATGGAAGCAATATACTCGGAGTTCGATTCCCTTTGATCTTCCTGCGGCTTCACGCGACGACAAGTGTGAATTTCAAGTATACCATACGGCAATTCCGTTACAAAGGAAAGCTCTCGACGCACCTATAGGAAATGCGTCGCTCTCTCTGTAACGCCGCGAGGCAGCCAACGCTCTCTCGCCCGTGGCTGGGATCGATAACGAGCGGAAACTCTATTTTCTTTCCTCCGcccgtgtgtgcgtgtatctGTCTGTCGCTGGAAGTGCCTCGAGATTAGAAGAAAGGGGAGAGCTCGAGCTTTTCGAGGCACGAAAACGTTTCGCGACGACCGTTATTTTCGGAGAGCAGCGGCTATAGCGCGAGAGCTGGATATTTTTGTAGCTGCGGGAATATTTGGTTTACGAGCCGCGAATTATGCATTCGGTGCTTTGCGCCCACtttgagcgcgcgcggcgaaattCGAGCGCTTTTGTTTTGATTGCGCGCGAGTATGGTCGCAGAGAGCCGGAAATAGTCAGGGCccgaaaatataataacacCCGCGTATAGTTTACGAGGATTCGCGGAAATTATCGAGTGACCAAAAGTGACATATTTTCCCGAGAGCCTTTCTCCGCCACTCTCGTGCCCGACGTTCTAAAATATCGCGAAAGAGAGGCAGGGAGAGAGTCTCGGCAGTCAATGCGCGAGCATTTCGAATTCAAGCTCGGGAATTAAATCCGGCAGCGCTCGCCTTTTCGAGGAAAAAGTAAACTGTGTAGTGGCGTAAATAGTTGTAGGGGCGGCGCATGAAAGAAAGACGTTTGCAGGTAGAACAAATACAGGCGCGGAAATCCAATGCCGAGGCAAAAAGGCACCAGCAGCCAGAGTAGACTGGAAAGGAAAAACGAGTCGCGCAAAAAGCGGAGAGAGAACCGCGTTGGCAAGACCTGCAGCCAGACCAAATATGGATACGCGAGTGTAGCGCGATATGCGCTTTATTGTTGCGGACACATGTTCTCCCAAGCTTAATTCACCACGACTTCGTTCTCCTTATCGCAATCAATCGACTGTTCCGcggataataaaaaatgctgcTTGTGTCAAGGCGAAGCGGAGCTAAataaagaaggaagaaaatttcaatcgatcgatcgatcgagcgCGGGGCATTATTCGAAAAAACAATATCCACTTCGCTCCGCGCGGGAGAAATCCGTGGAATCCCCGGTGACGTATTTAGTCGCTCGGCTGAAAAACTTGTCATATCGCTCGCGCTGCAGCGGGCATATATCGCATATACATCGCCGCAAGGATAGCTATAAGAGCTCGCTGAAAATATTCCGATTGGAAATTGGCTATACGTACACAGACGCCGCTGCGAGTCGGCATTTCAGGTTATCCACTCGAGCGTGACATTGCgtcgaagaaagagagagagagggagaggcggCTGATGCTGCGAGGGACCGTCGCGTTGACTCGCAGACGGGATAATCGATCATATTTTACTCTCTGGATATGGGAGcttttttgctctctctctctctctctctctctctctctctctctctctctctctctctctctctcagtatAGAGAGGGTTCGCTGCGTGATTAAAATACTTTTCTCGTCGTTGGCCCGTGTCAAAGTTCTTACGCGAGGATGAATTGCGGAAAGTGTATGCGTAGGCTGATTGAAGAAAAACACACTGGCTGAAATAATAGGTTCGACTATTTCGCTATCGGAGCAGCGCTTATCAGTTGGAAAAAGAAAACCATTATACGCCGTAGTTCTAATATCCGGTATTAGAAAACTTTCGGACTTAATTTTGAGACAACATTTATCTTCCATAGGCATAATATTTACCGACTTGggccgagaaaaaaattgatcctGGACGGCCACTCGGGCACTTTTATTTCGCCGAGCTGCTTTTTCTTGTACGGAGATTAGTTCGGGCTATTTTTCCAGATAATTGCTATCTTCTCCGCACTTTCGGGGAGAAAATCATTCCGCGGCTGTCTCATCTCCCCGCGGCTTAGCTCTTGAGCCGCGAAAATGAAAGGGTCGGAGGCTgcgtaaatatttataactcatcgacgtcgtcgtcgcgcgcgaacgtgtttaaattaattttcgctCCTCGATTCGCAATTAAGACTTTCTCCATTAAAGCAAAGTGCATAAGTgctctgagagagagagtgtatgaAAAGAGGGTTATATATACCTTGCAAAAATATAGAGGCTTATACGTATTTCGAGAGCAGTGCGCAGGCAGTTGATTAATAAAACAAACTAATGGCAAAGTTGCCTGGAGAGGACAGAGCAAAATTAATACAACTTTAGATGAAGCCCTCGATCGTTATACTCTTCATCCAGCGCGCGACATTCGTCTTTGTTTAGCAGAGTGTACTCTTATGAGTGGCTTTCTTTTCGTGTAGAAAAACACACATCACGTTTAAGAAGCGGCGGTACGTATCGGAAGTTTCGAGCAGTTTTCGGGAGGGGCTGACAGTCGGAATTTATAGTTCGTCGGGCTGGCTTCTCATCTTCGCCTGTGAGTATGATTAAACGGAGCGCGAGAGTTGCGAGCTCGCGTTAAAATGCACGAGACGAAATTGGAATGGCTTCGTCGACGCCGCGTCGAACTCGAGAcaagagagagataaaagtAACGCACCTTGCATTTAGGGTACTCCTCTTCGGGCGCCGATCTCTTCCATCCGAGGAGCGGCGGTATGCAGATGACCGCGGACAGCACCCAGACCATCGCGATCATGATCGCGGCCCTCATGGGCGTCCGCTTCTTGAGATACTTGACCGCCTGGGTGATGCTCCAGTACCTGTCCAGACTGATGAGACACAGATTCATGATGCTCGCGGTGCAGAGCAGCACGTCCATCGCCGAGTGTATGTCGCACCACCAGTAGCCGAAGATCCAGTAGCCCATGATCTCGTTGGCGAGCGAGAAGGGCATGATGACGAGGCCGAGAAAGAAGTCCGCCACCGCGAGGCTCGCGATGAACCAGTTCTGGATGTTCTTCAGGGCCTTCTCCGTGGCGATGGCTATGATGACGAGCATGTTGCCGATCACGATGACGATCATGAGGAGGGTGACGACGATCGAGGCCAGGATTATGTGGGGCAGCCCGTAGCCCGAGGGGTAGAGGCCCTCGAGGATGTAGGTCTCGTTGTAGAGGCTGCTGTTCCAGTCGAGGCTGTCGTTGAACGAGCCGTTGAACGCCGAGTCGAAGGCGGACATGGCCCCATAGCCGAAGAGCAGCTGCTCCGAGTCGGCCATGCCGCCGCCGGCCAGGccctcttcctcctccacGAGCATGGGGTCCGATGGCTCCTCGTCCACCGcgacctcctcctcctccttctcccgGTCGAGTTCTCGGCCGCTGCCACaagagccgccgccgcaagCACAATTGGAAGCACCACAGAGCACCACGCGCACCTTGTCGGTCGGCACGTCGACCACCGGCTCGCGATAACTACCGATACGATCCAGCACGCCGCGCACCTGGCCGCTCCTATCCTCCTCGCTGGGCAGGCTGctcgacgaggacgacgaggcGTAGGACAAGAAGAgggcggccgccgccgccgtcgagaGTAGCTGCTGCGCCTGCCTGTTGGCGCTGAGCTCGTTACCGTTACCGTTACTGTTGTCAGCGATCGCGCGAGCAACGTCCCACGTGTTCATGTTATTACCCACGAAGTCGCTCGCCGTGCCGGGACTACCGATGCTCATCGCGACGACACCTGCAGCGCCTCCGGCGAGCTCCTGACTCTGCTGCTATCTCGGACGATggagatgctgctgctgccgcggcgAGCCCGACCCGAGAGCCGAGTcgcagccgctgctgccgccgcagGGAACAGCACCGGTGGCCTGCACCAGCAGCCGCGAGTCCAGCAGCACCAGCTGGACCAGGAGCACTCTCGTCGTCAGCAACAGCAGCTCGCATCTCGAGGCCAGCGACGGCGTCATTGCCCGAGCGAGCTGATCACGACTCCGTCATCCTCTCGGGGGCTCGCCTGGCTCGCCGTCGCCCTCGCCCTCGAAGCGAAGCTCCGCTCGCTGCTCCTGGCTTCCTGCGGCTTCCTGGCAGTCTGCTCTGCGCACGTGTCCTCTCCGCCTCAGGAGCTTCTCCCCGTCCGCCCCGTCATGCCCGAACTGGCTGGCCTTGACTctctgactctctctctctctctctctctctcgctcttctctcttctaGGTGTCTCTCCAAGTCGCGTAGTCGCGCGCGTGTGAGCCGATCGGGCGGGTCAAGCGCAGCGCCTCATCGCAGCCGGCGCAGTCGTCGAAAGCGGGAGCCCCTGAGGCTCCTCATCCGAGCAGTCAGCTCGGCGCTCATGCGAAGCAGCGGCTCTCTCCTCAGGCGACCGGAGGCGAGCATCGCGTGCCGCTGCAGCCGCTGGTGGAAGGATCCATGACGTGCGAGTACAACACACCCCTACACGCGTCGACGGGGTCGCCAACCGCGAGCTTCTTCCttatcttctctctctctctctctctctctctctctctctcttgctcgccgGTGTCCCCCTTTCCAGAGGGAGAGcacagctgctgctgccgcggcaGCTTTGACGCACGCACTCCCTCTTCCGCGCTTTTCACGTGGGGGAGGCTGGCACAGTTACACCGCACTTGCGTGGAGAATTATCGCGCCCGTCCGCGTTCGCCAGAGACGCGAGGATCGAGAAGAGCGGGACACCGGGACACGACCGATGCTGAGTACACAGACACGGAGTGAAAGGGACTGGCAAAAGGAGAGCAAAAACACGCGAGGTGAGGCCGGgaggcgagcgcgcgcgggaacCCTGTCCGGCTCGCGACGAGTCTTGCGACCGACTGCGTGCTGCCAGCTTTGAATTGCCtatactctctcgcgcgcgcaagagagagagcgccgagGGAGGGAAGGAAGAGGAAGATGGGAAGGGCGGCGCAGGCGTCGTACGCGCGGGGTCGCCGCTACGGTGCGCCGCTCTCTGTCAGTCGGCTCTCCACCATCGGCCTGCGAGTCACGAACCTTTTTCTCGCTATACTGCGCCGATCCGCACCGTGTAATGCACGAGAATAGATTCCGCTGTTTACGCTGCGGACTAATCGACTCTCTCGACGCTCGCGGCTGTTTGAATCGTTCGCGCTTCGCTCTCTCGAGAAGCAGAGGGATATTTTTGGTCCCGAGAAGTAATAAACTCCCCGGGTACAATGATCGAATCACGGACAAGGTCAGCGCGCCGAGGCTGACCTACTGGATAGCTCGCACGCGTCATTGGCGGTTTTCAATCCCCGCAagcaccccccccccccccccataaATTAAGCTTCTCTCGGTTCAATCAAACGCTCACGACGAGACACCTCTACCGAGTGGACACTTCATTCGCGCGTTCGAGGTGCAAAGCCTCCAGCAGCACTGCGGGCGACCTTCTCTCCTTGCGTATCATACACCTCCAAGTAAGGACGAAGAAGCGGGCATAATGGgttgagagggagagagcacTTTCCCGTGGGACTGTCATTGATCGATGGCATCGGTACATGCACCGAGGCTCGTCGAAAATGAGCGGGAGGCCGCAGTAGCGGGCGAAAAACGAgctttcttctcttctctcggcgCCGGCCGTGATTAATCTGCCTCGAGACTCAAGGTCGCAGCCGAGGGAAGGCGGAGGAGTCGTGTCACCGCGCAATCTTGGTTAGGCTATGGGCTTAGCGTGTTGCGTACACGAGAGACGGGTATAATACCGGCCGCAAACAGTTGCGATGCTGCTTATTTTTACGGAGATTGGATGATGATGTTCGCGCGGGCTTTTATTGCGCTTGTCAGCTGGTTTGACGAGTATTTACTCCCTAAACAGGTGTCCGAGCTGATTGATTAGCCTTGGGGGCGTTTAATTTTGATGGGATTCGCTCGTGCCTATTacgcgagaagaaaaaaaatataccgTGCTTGCCGACGACGAAGGTCAAGTAGATGTATGCCGGACATGATCAGACAATTATATCGGGGTTTACTCAGTGCCAATGTACATTCTTAAGGTTTTCTCCTGCAGTTTGTATCTCCTCTTTGCTCAGCGATCTTCAGACTTAGGCTTCCGAAGGTTATACCTGCACTCGCCGGAATTCATTGATTTCTCtcgtttaatttaattaaaatttcaaaggTGATCGAAGCAATCTCATCAACTCGCCATTGAAAGAACGTTGCCCATCAGAAAATTCTGACTCTTGCGTTTTCTTTTTGGGGGGAATCGTTCCTCTCCCCCTCTCGTGCGTCATCCGAATCGATTTTAATGTGGAAAGACATGGATTCCCATGCGGATCGTCGAGATAGTAGTCAAAATATTGTATCAATCAATACACCTGTGCAAGTGGTGCAGTGAATTTGGGCTTTATAAGCCATAAACGTCGGGCAGTGTATAAACTTTATGTTGTATAAAAGCTACCACTCTTACGTTCGTTAAAGGTTCGGCTCTAAAccttgaaaatataaataacttTTGTGTGTTCTGTCGAGCCGAATATAGGAATAACCATTTTAAACGCCGTGAAACGTAGCTTCCCCGTCTTGGTCGCAGTAAAATAATAGAGTCGTTTCTATATTATTTCACTGTATAGCACTTAGCCCCTCGCGTCTAATGAAACATGGAAAGTTGAAGCGAGCTTTTTAAGAGTGGCTTCGTATGACTGGCGGCACTGTAAAACAGAGTATAATAAGCATTTCAGCACTTTTGCATTTAACATAAACTCGAGAAATTCTTTTCGTGGCGTGAGAAAAGGTCGTAGTTTAGACTTTGTCTCGTAAAATTCCACTTTACTTAGTTGGAGCGTTAggcataataaataaaatgccAAGTTTATACTCTGAAAGGCTCACCTTCGTGTCGCTTTCTATGGATCGCATGAAAACCCGCATTTGAAAACCACCCCGCgatatttgaatatttctGTTTCCAATTTTGGGACACTTTCCATGGAAATAACTCTTACACGCTCCGACTCCATGTCTACCGAAAGCATGTAAAGCTGATTAGTCAGTGGGATGGAGTTTCAGGTACCGACACTGGTTTAGATCCAACGATATCTCGCACAGGAAATAATACAGTTTACCCGTCGCCTTTCAACTTCTCAATCTCAAAAGCTCGCAAAAAGCTCCGAACTTCATCCTGCCCATACCCCAATCTTAAAACCTCACTAACAAAAGCTCCTCGGCGATATCTATACACAGCCCGTCGAGAAATCATCGAAGAAAGCAgttcccgcgcgcgagcgttatGATCGAGCGAGTAATTACGAATTTCCTCGTGGCCATCAATCCACGTCGAGAGAGGCAGCCGTACGCCGATTCACGATCGAATCGTTCATTTTAGAGCGTCGCCGGCAGAAGCCCGACAACTAGCTCGTaatttctctctcggctctctgaCCGAGTAGTGCGGCCACGGggccgtgtgtgtatacccgCTCGCATTGAACGATCGACAATGAGAAAGAGCGAGCTCACATATGCGGGAAAGCGGAATACGTGATCGGtgtaagaaagagagaagagggaCGAGCGCAGGACGAACAATGAAAGCTGTTATCTGCCATCCGTCGAACTCCGTACGTCTCACTATGCTATAGTTTGCCTCTccgagggggagagagagcgagagagctatCTCCCTGCGAACAGACGTAGTACTGACGAGCGACCACGTATGCAGCAGTGCTGCAGATATATAACGTGTACGTGCGTTGCCCAAGTTTCGCCGGTATAAGTCAGGTGCGGACAGAGGCTACTGTGCGCAGTCGGGACAAAGAAAAACCGGCCGAGGAGAGTGACGGGACGGGCCTCCGGGCTGATATATAGATGCAGAAGTCTCTGCAGCTGCAGACTCTGGCGAATTCTCCCGACTCTCGGAGGACTTTGCCGGCAAAGGAGATAgctcgtgtgtgcgcgcgcgagtctgcCACTTCGATCGATAGCTTTAGAACAGACAATATCTGCCTAGCTGTCTTGTTTGGCTAATTGCCGATTGTTCCCTTAAATTAATTCCTCGAGTGAATATCGGAGACAGCCCCGCGTTCTACCGATCAGATCGTTTCTCTCGCGCCAGTTTATACGTCAGCGCCGAGCCAGTAGGGCTTGCCTAATTAAGTACTCGATCAAGGTCCGTCGATGTGATGCAGATTTAATCAAATACACACTATTTCTCGTCTTTTCGTCATTGCACGAGTACACAGTCGGCCGGTGAATGACCCGCTGTATCATTACTCGTCGAGCAAAACTTTCTGCCCAACTTGTCGAGCTTTCTGTTCTTTGAGCTTCTCTCTCTACCCCTCGCTCTCGCCGCGCGTCTCTTTATCTCCCCTTTCACAGAGCCGCAATTTATTTTCGAAGCTCCCGCCGGGTTTTCCCAGATCCGCCGGCGAACGAGAGCAGAGGTAATCTTCGAATAATTGAAAACGGCTGTGTATACCGTATAGTTTCCTCAGACTTTAGTTTATACTAAATAACAATATTCATCGAGGTCGTTATATTCCATACTCGAGATTCAACTATAATTACGGCAACGTATAATCGATCGATCGGAATGAATCATCATTACCCCGCGATTAgccgctgcagcggcagcggctaCTAATCACCCGGCTATAATCCAAGTAAATACAATAATCGCGGCGATGCATCATTTTAAACTCACAGCGGAGATTAAATTAAACAACGAACCTTGAACTTGAggctgcagctctctctctctctcgctctctctctctctctctctctctctctctctctctctctctctctctctctctctctctctctctctctctagctacacgtacacacacgcggaaAACCATAACGCGAGCCATAAACTCGTGACGCGTCCCTCCGAGCTCGTTTTCTTTGAAGCGTCATATACAGCGCTTGAAGCTAGTACGGAAGGCCGGTAGCTGCGAGCGGCTAAATTAATTGCATATGAAATCGCGAAATAAAGCAAGAACGAGAAGAGAGAGCCAGAGCTTTAGCTCGGAGCATAGTGACCTCCTTTGACCGCGTGCGCGCACTTGTCTGAAACGAgttttaattacttttttatcCGCCGGCTACGCGAAATCGCAACGACTCtcctgccgctgctgctttcaataagaataataagGATTTCGAGTGTACAGTTGCGTACTCTCTCGTTGTATTTGCGCTCCTCGAAATAACGTGGAACAAAGTGGAAACTTCGCCGCGGGAGCGCATAAACTCCCCGGGCTTCGCTCTTTATCCGGCCTTCCGCGGCAGCAGTGGCCGGCGAAATATAATGGGAAACGGGACGACTCGCATGGTTTTTGCGCTTCATTgctttcctttattttttcgctCCGTTTCAGCCCGCGGGTGTACGCGAGCGATGTCACGTTTATGAAAGCTTCATTTTCAATTTGCATATTTGCGCCTTCGAAACCTCTCCTTCGAATACCTATATATTCTAGAATACTTCCTCGAACTTAGCGCGCTGTTATGTTCTTTctctgattaaaaaaaattcattttattattaccgCTGCGCAGTCTTGCATATTCCAACTTTCCGTTAATGAATATATCCATTAAAGCCGGCTGTATATACTACACACGTTAAAACGATTAGTAAACTCCTCTAAAACACGGCTCAAGTTTAAAAAGAGCGCCTTGCGAGAAACTTTTTACGATTACTCGAACGCGGACTTgaacttttaattttcactAAATGAGCTTTCTAATTCGCACGAATAATTAAATTGCACACCCTGCGCAAATCGCATCCGAACACTTTATGTACGAAATGCGCGTGTTTGGAAACTGCTATACACGGAACTTTTAAATTTAGCGCTTTTTAGGAATATTCTTCCGCGTTCCGGATCTATTCTTATCCCATAGCTGCTTTGCGTATACACTGCACTcggtttcttttatttttgcttgCACACCATAAGCCCGCACTTATCGCCAAATGTAAATTCccgcgtttttctctctcgcgctcgggcTTTTTTTGGACCCGTCTTCCCGCCGCCAGAGCCGCTCATCTTCATTTATAACATTCTCGCTTCGCGATCTCGAATTTTCTCGTTTCTCGCTGCCACCGAGTATCGCTCTTTCGCTGTTATTAAAATCCGTTTTTTCTAAAAGTCATTCCGGGTAATTATTTCACGGAAGAATTAGCAATATTAAACTTCCAGTTACGAAAATTTAATGCAATTAAATGTATCCCAGAGTGTTTTCTGCAAAGTTTCATCTCTAGAAATGCTTTTATCATTTCCGTTCGATTCCTTGTGAAAAAATCGTTCAGAAAGTGGTCCGTCAAACCCATTACTAGATCCAGTATAACATTTCAAGGCTTGGTTCAGATCAATCTTTTCTAATTGTGCGACACCTACTTTTCATGAATTAAATTCCAAGTCCTCGCGACGCGTTTCCACTTTTCCACTGCTCCATTTTTTCGGCTTACTTTTCCGCCAAGTGAGGgagcgtgtgtgtacgtgcatCTGCTTTTGCGGCGTCGATGCGCGCGCTCACACACTCACGCACGTACACAGCAGAGAGGGAGGGCTGACGTCACAGGGCGGGGTCCTCGTTAACGTCCGTCTCTGTCTGGCGCATGGGCTGGTCAACTATATAGCGACGCTGTATGTGGCTTTTCTTTTTGAGTTTTCGCTCTTTTCTTGAGCAAAGTGCCGCACGTGGTTTTACTTCAGCGCTTCTTTCTAGTGTTACACGCGCCGGTTTGTACGGATTTAGGTCTTTCGGTTTGATTCTTTTGAAGTCTTGATTTATTTTCTGCTCTCGCGAGATGCGAGCTACGTGTTCCCGATGTGCTTTTTCGATTCTGGAGCGCACAGAAAAAAGGGCAAAGAATTTAAAGTGTGAAATAATAGTAGTGTTGAATTTACTCGCGATTACTAACAAAGGGGAAGTCTTGATTATTTTTAGCGCGGTGAACTGTTTAGAAGTTTGGAAAAGGTTATTTCATTAGTAGCTAACTcgaatttcttttttgttttcaaatatCAGGTGACTCC
The sequence above is drawn from the Nasonia vitripennis strain AsymCx chromosome 4, Nvit_psr_1.1, whole genome shotgun sequence genome and encodes:
- the LOC100118638 gene encoding alpha-2B adrenergic receptor; the encoded protein is MSIGSPGTASDFVGNNMNTWDVARAIADNSNGNGNELSANRQAQQLLSTAAAAALFLSYASSSSSSSLPSEEDRSGQVRGVLDRIGSYREPVVDVPTDKVRVVLCGASNCACGGGSCGSGRELDREKEEEEVAVDEEPSDPMLVEEEEGLAGGGMADSEQLLFGYGAMSAFDSAFNGSFNDSLDWNSSLYNETYILEGLYPSGYGLPHIILASIVVTLLMIVIVIGNMLVIIAIATEKALKNIQNWFIASLAVADFFLGLVIMPFSLANEIMGYWIFGYWWCDIHSAMDVLLCTASIMNLCLISLDRYWSITQAVKYLKKRTPMRAAIMIAMVWVLSAVICIPPLLGWKRSAPEEEYPKCKLSEDLGYVLYSALGSFYIPSCIMVFVYIRIYFAAKARARRNIRKPPRPRPAAPPPESPDIRQTSFTHTTSTGTPGTGDAQGKSPGLAMENVATIENQPVQIPIVTCDFASDVSTSEADGGGGGNIPMEEKDTLKVSMPMPMQKSSLKASLSVNGEGQSGGMPTRCRAPSVGIDVDMVSELDPSSSDSGVVSRCAVVKPLKLRFCKPIFGRKAIEKMRQQQHHHHHDHEDRHHHEIVVDTKPQKPRDPEREKRRIARKKEKRATLILGLIMGSFIACWLPFFFLYIVKPLFPDLAIPEQAFAIAFWLGYMNSALNPVIYTVFNKDFRRAFRRILFK